AGAGGATACACTTCTTGTAAAACTTGTAGCTCACGGAAAACCTTTTGAAGAGTATGACGAGCTTTTTAAAGATACAAATATAAGATTTACTATTATAGACTATCAAGGTAAAGTTTATTTTGACTCAAAGCAACCTAATCAAGAGGTTATGGACAACCATTCTGGTAGACAAGAAGTTTTATCAGCTATCTATGGAAATAGTGGATTTGCTATAAGAAAAAGTAAAACTTTAGGTAGCTATTATGCTTATTATGCTACAAAATACAAGCTTTCACCAGAAGATAAATATATTATAAGAATTTCTGAAGATTATACTGAAAAAATGGAGCAGATAAAAACTGTTGCTTGGATTTTAAGTCTGTTCTTTATATTCCTAAATTTTGTAAGTTATTTTTTCTATAAAAACTATCTAAAAAGAGATTTGGAAAATAAGATAAAAATAATGAAAGGTTTCTTAGAAAGTGGAGAGCTTGAAAGAAAGATTTTCTATGGTAGAGAGGAAAAATGGCTATATGAGTTTTGGGAAATCCTAGAAGAGTGGCAAAAAAATAATCTTGATAATATAGCAAAACTTGATTTTGAAAAGAAAATTTTGGATTTGATTATATCATCAGTTGATGCTTTTATAGGTCTTATTGACAACAATGGAAATTTTGTTTTAAAAAATAACTCCCTTAATCATCTATTGATTATCGACAGCCAAAAATATACTGAGAGTTTTAAATATATCGAGATAATAACCCTTATAAAAAATAGTATAACTCTTAAAAAAGATATTAGAAAAGAGGTATATGTAAACGGAATTAAAGAATATTTCTTAATCAGTGTAAAATATATTAAGAAAAATGACCAGTTCCTAGTAACAATAAAAGATATTACTAGCACAAGAAGAACTGTGGAAATTCAAAAGAATTTCATAAGTAATGTCAGTCACGAGCTTAAAACACCTCTTACTAATATAAAAGGATATCTGATTGCCCTTGAAGATGCTCCAAAAGAGATAAGACTTAGATTTTTAAATATTATCAATAACAATGTAGAAAAATTAGAAAATATAGTTTTAGATTTCCTTAATATCTCCAAGATAGAAAGCTCTAAAATTCTTCAAGTAGTTCCTGTAGAACCTAAACTTATAGAAGACCAAATTAGAGAATCTCTTTTTGGAATAATCAAAAGAAAAAAAGCAGAACTTAACTTCAATTGGAATCTTTTAGAGATAAATCAAGGTATGATAAATACTGATAAAGAAAAACTTATTATGATACTTAAAAACCTTATTGAAAATGGAATTATTTATAATACATCTGATGTCCCTTCTATTAAGGTGGATATTACAGAGGAAAAATCAAAATATCTATTCTCAGTAAAAGATAATGGTATCGGAATACCTCAGGATAAACTAAAAAAAGTATTCGAGAGATTTTATAGAGTTGATAAAGCTAGAACTAGTAATATGGGTGGTACAGGTCTTGGACTTGCCATTGTAAAAGAGCTTGTTGAACAATTTGGAGGAGAGATAGTTATTGAATCCTCTGAACACGAGGGAAGTAATTTTAGATTCTATTTCTTAAAATAATTTATATATTAAAAGAAAGCCAGTTTTTATTCTGACTTTCTTTTTTTATTATTTATTTAAATCTATATTAGAAATTACTAAGAATCCTAACTCTTTTATTTTTAAATTTAAAGTTTTTGTTGAAGTAAAATATTTTTTACCTTCAAACAACTCATAAATAGCTTTACAATTTTTAACAGAGTTTATATTATCAAACTGTTTAAAATCAAACTCAAAATTATATTCTACAACTGGATTTCTATTTATCATAACCATTATAAAGTTGTCTGTCCCTCTGCTCTTACCAAATTGGTCAACACCTTTATTTAAGAAACGGATATAACCATAAATGTCTTCATTAATAGAGAATTGTTTGAAATCCCCAGTTGAAAGAAGTGGATTTTTATTTCTGATACCAATTATTTTTTTATACCAACCAAGTAGGTCTTGATCCTCATTTCCCCAAGGATAAGTTCTTCTGTTGTCAGGGTCTTTTCCTCCTCTAACTCCAGCCTCATCTCCATAATAAATCAATGGAACTCCTGGGAATGTTAGTTGTACCAAGCTAAATAATTTTAAAAGACTAACTCCTAATCTCTTTGTAAGCTCATCTTTTAAAAGAAGTCTTTCCTTGTTTAAACTTGATTTATAAAGAGTATCTTTCATAAAGTTTCCTATATTTTCACATACAGTAAGGATTCTCTCTACGTCGTGACTTCCTATCATATTTGTAAGAGAGTAAAAATTCTCTTTTGGATAGTTTTCACGAAGATTCATAAAAGATCTACATACTTTTTCTGCATCATAATTATTATAGAAAAATTCTAATAATATTTTCTTAAATGGATAGTTGGTAACTGTATCAAGTTCCTCACCACACATATACTCTCTTCTTTTATTATAGCTTATTTTATTAGTGGCATCTTCCCAAACCTCTCCTAATAAAATAGATTCATTATCAATCTCGTGGCATCTCTTTCTTAAAAGTTTC
The nucleotide sequence above comes from Fusobacterium perfoetens. Encoded proteins:
- a CDS encoding sensor histidine kinase encodes the protein MLSNIYKETEKNILKEDTLLVKLVAHGKPFEEYDELFKDTNIRFTIIDYQGKVYFDSKQPNQEVMDNHSGRQEVLSAIYGNSGFAIRKSKTLGSYYAYYATKYKLSPEDKYIIRISEDYTEKMEQIKTVAWILSLFFIFLNFVSYFFYKNYLKRDLENKIKIMKGFLESGELERKIFYGREEKWLYEFWEILEEWQKNNLDNIAKLDFEKKILDLIISSVDAFIGLIDNNGNFVLKNNSLNHLLIIDSQKYTESFKYIEIITLIKNSITLKKDIRKEVYVNGIKEYFLISVKYIKKNDQFLVTIKDITSTRRTVEIQKNFISNVSHELKTPLTNIKGYLIALEDAPKEIRLRFLNIINNNVEKLENIVLDFLNISKIESSKILQVVPVEPKLIEDQIRESLFGIIKRKKAELNFNWNLLEINQGMINTDKEKLIMILKNLIENGIIYNTSDVPSIKVDITEEKSKYLFSVKDNGIGIPQDKLKKVFERFYRVDKARTSNMGGTGLGLAIVKELVEQFGGEIVIESSEHEGSNFRFYFLK